A DNA window from Enoplosus armatus isolate fEnoArm2 chromosome 9, fEnoArm2.hap1, whole genome shotgun sequence contains the following coding sequences:
- the vsig10l gene encoding V-set and immunoglobulin domain-containing protein 10-like — MTCLDEFGRLSAGFLAILLGFTFQGAHCELVVSAAGPARVKTIAGSNVTLAVSFSGAPDPLVTWFVRDLPVVTWTINSLTPPDIAEIYREVLRMELNGSLSFVNVPPSYTSNYTIEMTKSGLGKALTTFTLEVFERLSGNLMCSVQSVNNVDLRYHCWLSGGSPQTQLSFPSLSSTTSGAGNFSLTIPASDNLNGKTVTCIAHHPVEQKKCNITASSPVEFLPAMRTTVDSEGKIVVTIHCVSEASPKAVVSWSKGSEAVTSSTAYQISSDTTQLNLRDYNVSNLLLQNYTCTCRNPLGSQRREIQLRGPSISDSSLFPNQDGTIVTLTWEVPPTSVVTGFDIQMKGPDLLSKNRNGTQTRGSSNRFHTIQQKPGTDRSADIFVLDPNLTYRFRVIPKARMTEGEPSEVHRIGPVSEGLSGPAIAGIAAGIPCSLLFLFLLGGFIYFCVYCNKNKSRQTRYPVSRAVEKTITTQTDSTPHNLLTGGLKSPPDYNRLQKTASERSVALPSFVPPLPVRVATTV; from the exons ATGACGTGTCTGGATGAATTTGGGAGATTAAGCGCAGGTTTTCTGGCCATTTTACTTGGCTTTACTTTTCAAG GAGCACACTGTGAGCTGGTGGTCTCTGCTGCTGGCCCTGCTCGGGTGAAAACTATAGCTGGCAGCAATGTGACTCTGGCTGTGTCCTTCAGTGGCGCCCCTGACCCACTGGTTACCTGGTTTGTGAGAGATTTACCTGTCGTTACATGGACTATTAACTCGCTTACTCCCCCAGACATTGCCGAAATCTACAGAGAGGTGCTGAGGATGGAGCTAAATGGGTCCCTTAGCTTTGTAAATGTGCCGCCTAGCTATACCAGTAACTACACCATTGAAATGACAAAGTCTGGACTCGGAAAAGCCTTGACTACTTTCACTCTGGAAGTGTTTG AGAGGCTGTCAGGCAACCTGATGTGCTCTGTGCAGTCGGTGAATAACGTCGACCTGCGGTACCACTGTTGGTTGTCGGGGGGAAGCCCACAGACCCAGCTTTCTTTCCCATCACTAAGCAGCACCACCAGTGGAGCAGGGAACTTCAGCCTGACCATACCTGCCTCAGATAACCTCAACGGGAAAACGGTCACATGCATAGCACACCACCCAGTTGAACAGAAGAAGTGCAATATTACAGCAA GTAGCCCGGTGGAGTTCCTGCCAGCTATGAGAACCACAGTTGACTCTGAGGGCAAAATAGTGGTCACTATCCACTGTGTCAGTGAGGCCTCACCTAAGGCTGTGGTGTCATGGTCTAAAGGCAGCGAGGCTGTCACCAGCAGCACAGCATACCAGATCAGCAGTGACACCACACAGCTCAATCTTCGTGATTACAATGTCAGCAACCTTCTCCTCCAAAACTACACTTGCACCTGCCGCAACCCGCTTGGCAGCCAGAGAAGGGAAATTCAGCTAAGAG GACCGTCGATCTCAGATTCCAGTTTGTTCCCTAATCAAGATGGAACCATCGTCACATTGACCTGGGAGGTCCCGCCTACCTCTGTTGTTACAG GGTTTGACATCCAAATGAAAGGACCAGACCTCCTGAGCAAAAATCGCAATGGCACCCAAACTAGAGGCAGCTCAAACAGATTCCACACCATCCAGCAGAAACCTGGCACTGACAGGAGCGCGGACATCTTTGTCCTCGATCCCAACTTGACGTACAGGTTTCGGGTCATCCCCAAAGCTCGTATGACCGAAGGAGAGCCATCTGAGGTCCACAGAATTGGTCCAG TAAGTGAAGGGCTGAGTGGCCCCGCCATTGCTGGCATTGCAGCAGGAATCCCCTGCAGCCTTCTCTTCCTGTTCCTGCTGGGTGGCTTCATCTACTTCTGTGTGTACTGCAACAAGAACAAAA GTCGTCAGACAAGATATCCAGTGTCCAGAGCTGTTGAGAAG ACAATAACAACCCAAACAGATTCAACTCCTCACAACCTGCTGACAGGAGGGCTGAAGTCTCCCCCTGATTACAACAGATTACAGAAG actGCCTCTGAGAGATCAGTGGCTCTCCCCAGCTTTGTCCCTCCACTGCCTGTCAGAGTTGCTACAACTGTTTAA
- the lim2.5 gene encoding lens intrinsic membrane protein 2.5 has protein sequence MMYSFMGGGLFCAIVGNILLVVSTATDYWMQYRLSGSFAHQGLWRYCMSGKCYMQTDSIAYWNATRAFMILSAMSCFAGIIAGILSFAHFSAFERFNRSFAAGIMFFVSTLFVLLAMAIYTGVTVNFLGKRFGDWRFSWSYILGWVALLMTFFAGIFYMCAYRMHECRRVAGPR, from the exons ATGATGTACAGCTTCATGGGAGGGGGCCTATTTTGTGCCATTGTGGGGAACATCCTGTTGGTGGTCTCCACAGCCACAGACTACTGGATGCAGTACCGTCTATCTGGCAGCTTTGCCCATCAGGGCCTGTGGAGGTACTGCATGTCTGGCAAGTGCTACATGCAGACTGACAGCATTG CCTACTGGAATGCCACTCGTGCTTTCATGATCCTCTCTGCCATGTCATGCTTTGCTGGCATCATCGCAGGAATCCTATCCTTTGCCCACTTCTCTGCCTTTGAGAGGTTCAACCGCTCATTTGCTGCTGGGATCATGTTCTTTGTTTCAA CTCTCTTTGTTCTGCTTGCAATGGCCATTTACACTGGGGTGACAGTGAACTTCCTGGGCAAGCGGTTTGGTGACTGGCGCTTCTCTTGGTCCTACATACTAGGCTGGGTGGCACTGCTCATGACCTTCTTTGCAG gtatattCTACATGTGTGCCTACAGAATGCATGAGTGCAGAAGAGTGGCCGGCCCACGTTAA
- the LOC139290101 gene encoding NLR family CARD domain-containing protein 3-like, translated as MNSAQQLLRSQRDLLLNWTHDHPAPLLRWLRDAEVLSSAHYLSLLERSPSNAVVQALETVCATEESSQKFLQVLREVQDYYCRDLQVWVERHCRNDAVSKPVPAPVKVEVPISAHKTTLLKRTEQLKCYSEGEGVASNSASHIEIRYTDLFVTEDDDLVDSSQHEYFDLASRRARIYVHQACQRIRPCHLLSPQGTTGRPPKRVKVKGIAGIGKSVAVQRLVYEWAIGKNMREFTCIFDLRFRELNLIEAPLSLLELLGERFRYLKAALPDIFTSPSALLFILDGLDEFKFPLDWNSPDKNIDIGSKVPVSELMVALIKGSLLPEASVILTTRPSTEAPKRFFQRCCVVLGFEEDQVKEYTAKFYKDSKVAEKVYDYILNNDNLFVLSFIPLYCYIICTAMAEFFSSENQDVGESKSLELNPPRTVSEVYFCYLFTAVKHHALRGNAERGTPKSEVLSLAKQQLTNLGKLAYENLLQKKIMFNRADLENYGVTPADLHSTFLCHILQSLKEESVEMFSFFHLTVQEHLAALYCAISLLSQEDTIQALDFWCFGICPPSATAAPLRNTDLNMDKLESLQMFTRFFMGMLRARLAGQLDGLVLSPMEQGDGIPARLGLWFQDQFKDRKLENQAALNLLHCLMEFHMKKTTSMAAPEIKKLNLFKMKLSVVDCAAMHYVLQFSPHKLQELNLGYSNIGNRGLNRLGPILHRCETLYLRYNCLDRQAAILESAVLKSNECRVKKLFMCGNNLGPEGVLELWNALEHNTTVEELYLDITGITERGTENIVNCLSKNTSLKTLTIVGNDIGEVGRRRLRELEQRRPGLRIIANFVDDLGLLQAYLDWVEEIRADRDQMDSVKNADALQSVLKGLQVAGEQVEKGENTEKAKELQKKIVKLLKSSTDLTGGR; from the exons ATGAACTCAGCTCAGCAATTGCTCCGGTCTCAGAGGGACTTGCTGCTGAACTGGACCCATGACCACCCAGCACCCTTGCTGCGCTGGCTGCGTGATGCTGAGGTGCTTTCATCTGCCCACTACCTGTCTCTGCTGGAGAGGTCACCTTCCAATGCTGTGGTGCAGGCTCTAGAGACAGTGTGTGCCACTGAGGAGAGCAGCCAAAAGTTCCTGCAGGTGCTGAGGGAGGTGCAGGATTATTACTGCAGGGATCTGCAGGTCTGGGTGGAGAGACACTGCAGGAACGATGCCGTCAGTAAGCCAGTGCCTGCACCTGTAAAAGTTGAAG TTCCCATTTCTGCCCATAAAACAACCCTACTGAAACGCACAGAGCAGTTAAAGTGTTACTCAGAGGGCGAGGGAGTGGCTTCAAACTCAGCTTCTCACATCGAGATCCGCTACACAGACCTTTTTGTGACGGAAGATGACGACTTAGTTGACAGCAGCCAACATGAGTACTTTGACCTGGCGAGTAGACGAGCTCGCATCTATGTCCATCAAGCTTGCCAGCGCATCCGGCCGTGCCACCTATTGAGCCCCCAAGGAACAACGGGACGACCCCCCAAAAGGGTTAAAGTGAAGGGTATTGCTGGTATCGGAAAGAGCGTGGCAGTACAGAGACTAGTGTATGAGTGGGCGATTGGGAAGAACATGCGTGAATTCACCTGCATTTTTGACCTGCGCTTCAGAGAGCTCAATCTGATTGAAGCACCGCTGAGCTTATTGGAGCTGCTTGGAGAACGGTTTCGGTACCTGAAGGCAGCTCTACCTGATATTTTCACCTCGCCAAGTGCTTTGCTCTTCATCTTAGATGGATTAGACGAGTTCAAATTCCCCTTGGACTGGAACAGTCCTGACAAAAACATTGACATTGGTTCAAAGGTGCCAGTGTCAGAGCTGATGGTGGCTTTAATCAAGGGAAGCCTTCTCCCAGAGGCATCAGTCATTCTCACAACAAGACCATCTACTGAAGCTCCCAAGCGTTTCTTCCAGAGATGTTGTGTGGTGCTGGGCTTTGAGGAGGACCAGGTGAAGGAATATACCGCCAAGTTCTACAAAGACAGCAAAGTTGCTGAAAAAGTCTACGATTACATTTTGAACAATGACAACCTTTTTGTGTTGTCCTTCATCCCTCTTTATTGCTACATCATCTGTACCGCTATGGCTGAGTTCTTTTCTTCAGAAAATCAAGATGTTGGTGAGTCAAAGTCTCTGGAGCTAAACCCGCCCAGAACAGTCAGCGAGGTTTACTTCTGCTACTTGTTCACAGCAGTCAAGCACCATGCACTAAGGGGGAATGCAGAGAGAGGCACCCCTAAATCTGAGGTTCTCTCACTAGCAAAGCAACAACTGACAAACCTCGGAAAACTGGCTTATGAAAACCTTCTACAGAAAAAGATCATGTTCAACAGAGCAGATTTGGAAAACTACGGTGTTACACCTGCTGATCTTCACAGCACCTTTCTTTGTCATATCCTCCAGTCTCTCAAAGAGGAATCAGTGGAgatgttttccttcttccaCTTGACTGTTCAAGAGCATCTCGCTGCCCTCTACTGCGCAATCAGTCTCCTCAGCCAGGAGGACACAATCCAAGCTCTGGACTTCTGGTGCTTTGGGATATGTCCACCATCCGCCACAGCTGCACCCCTGCGAAACACAGACCTCAACATGGACAAGCTAGAGAGCCTCCAGATGTTCACACGCTTCTTCATGGGAATGCTCCGAGCTCGGCTGGCGGGTCAGTTGGATGGCCTTGTTCTTTCCCCCATGGAACAAGGGGATGGCATCCCTGCCAGGCTGGGTTTGTGGTTCCAAGACCAGTTTAAGGACAGGAAGCTCGAAAACCAGGCAGCCCTGAATCTTCTCCACTGCCTGATGGAATTCCACATGAAGAAAACCACTAGCATGGCAGCACCAGAGATCAAGAAACTCAACCTGTTTAAAATGAAGCTGAGTGTTGTGGACTGTGCAGCCATGCACTATGTGCTGCAGTTCTCTCCACACAAACTGCAGGAGCTCAACTTAGGCTACTCCAACATTGGAAACAGAGGACTAAACAGACTGGGGCCAATCCTACATCGCTGTGAAACTCTGTA tttgagaTACAACTGCCTGGACAGGCAGGCAGCTATTTTAGAATCTGCAGTTCTGAAATCCAATGAGTGCCGAGTGAAAAAGCTGTT tatgtgtggcaATAACCTGGGTCCAGAGGGGGTTTTGGAGCTCTGGAACGCTCTGGAGCACAACACCACTGTGGAGGAACTCTATCTGGACATAACTGGCATCACAGAGCGAGGAACAGAAAACATCGTCAACTGCCTCAGCAAAAACACCTCTCTGAAGACGCTGAC CATTGTTGGGAATGACATCggagaggtggggaggaggaggctgagggagCTGGAGCAACGTCGACCGGGACTCCGGATTATTGCAAACTTTGTGGATGACCTTGGATTACTTCAGGCCTACCTGGACTGGGTGGAGGAGATCCGGGCAGACAGAGACCAGATGGATTCAGTGAAGAATGCAGACGCCCTGCAGTCGGTGCTGAAGGGGCTCCAGGTGGCAGGAGAACAGGTGGAGAAaggagagaacacagagaaagcCAAGGAGCTCCAGAAAAAGATTGTCAAGTTGCTGAAGTCTTCTACAGATCTGACTGGAGGAAGATAA
- the LOC139290102 gene encoding sialic acid-binding Ig-like lectin 14, which translates to MAAALTLLLIGCLLQSVLCEQFGVIVPSTISVLRGSCVTIPCSFHIVHDHESNLDNTCSAVWKNNKEFMFDSSNLQQSIIGKLTGDLKKKDCTTTLNNMQPANSNTYFFRLECRNDLMYTFHNPKVNIVVKDDLPRPTLTPSTLKVREGTAVSLKCSAPAPCLSHPPTLTWTPSLGNSQETLLENQDKTKVKTSVVTFTASHLHHGQDISCTAVYNKQDGSTESSGSTRLTADVSFAPHILPSSDCTKTAAQLICSCETVGNPSPTLQWYLDGLPVNHSDKFAISNVLLNDTALSFITVNQPQERDLSTLLCSSSNYLGSATQRFHFYILEPQTSAESHDLVMLTVFITTVVTLLVLVCALLLVIRAQRTRHNLPESTVAMNQLRTSEEGNEVPNATEEDIYVNIDVQRQADVAHPATISGPNNAEGAGESSEKKNEEGDDVIYSSVNWKSKKKKGEDSADMDQHGRFYLEEERGMKGDDVQKSCEEHNGDGKPI; encoded by the exons atggctgcagctctgactcTCCTTCTCATTGGCTGTCTGCTGCAAA GTGTCCTGTGTGAACAGTTTGGGGTCATTGTGCCGTCGACTATATCGGTTCTGAGAGGATCCTGTGTGACCATCCCCTGCTCCTTTCACATAGTCCACGATCACGAATCAAACTTAGACAACACATGTAGCGCAGTatggaaaaataataaagagTTTATGTTTGATAGCAGTAATCTACAACAAAGTATAATAGGAAAATTGACAGgagacttgaaaaaaaaagactgcaccACAACATTGAACAACATGCAACCTGCAAACAGcaatacatatttcttcagacTGGAATGTCGGAATGATCTGATGTATACTTTTCATAATCCAAAAGTGAATATTGTGGTTAAAG ATGATCTTCCCAGACCGACTCTGACTCCGTCCACACTGAAGGTGAGAGAGGGAACCGCAGTGAGTTTGAAGTGCTCTGCTCCAgctccctgtctgtctcatccTCCAACTCTGACATGGACCCCCAGCCTGGGTAACAGTCAGGAGACACTGCTGGAGAACCAGGACAAAACTAAAGTCAAGACCTCAGTTGTGACGTTCACTGCTTCTCACCTCCATCATGGACAGGATATCTCCTGCACTGCTGTCTACAACAAACAAGATGGCAGCACTGAGTCATCTGGTAGCACAAGGTTAACAGCTGATGTTTCAT TTGCTCCACACATCCTGCCCTCATCTGACTGCACCAAAACTGCAGCCCAGCTCATCTGTTCCTGTGAGACTGTGGGAAATCCTTCTCCCACTTTACAGTGGTATTTGGATGGGTTGCCTGTCAATCACTCTGACAAGTTTGCAATCAGCAATGTGCTTCTAAATGACACAGCTCTGAGCTTCATCACTGTGAATCAACCGCAGGAGAGGGATCTTTCCACCttgctctgcagcagctccaacTATCTGGGATCTGCTACTCAGCGATTTCATTTCTACATCCTTGAGCCTCAAACATCTGCAGAAAGTCAtg ACCTTGTGATGTTGACAGTCTTCATCACCACAGTTGTCACACTGCTGGTACTAGTATGTGCCCTGCTGTTAGTTATCAG GGCTCAGCGGACTCGCCATAACCTTCCTGAGAGCACAGTTGCTATGAACCAACTTCGAACAAGTGAAGAGGGAAATGAG GTACCCAACGCAACAGAAGAGGACATTTATGTCAACATCGATGTGCAGAGACAGGCAGATGTCGCCCACCCTGCAACTATCTCTGGGCCAAATAATGCAGAAGGAGCTGGTGAAagctcagagaagaagaatgaggaGGGCGATGATGTGATTTACTCTAGTGTGAATTGgaagagcaagaagaagaagggagaagaCTCTGCGGACATGGATCAGCATGGTAGATTCtatctggaggaggagaggggcaTGAAGGGAGACGATGTGCAGAAATCTTGTGAGGAACACAATGGAGATGGGAAGCCTATATGA
- the LOC139289761 gene encoding LOW QUALITY PROTEIN: free fatty acid receptor 2 (The sequence of the model RefSeq protein was modified relative to this genomic sequence to represent the inferred CDS: substituted 1 base at 1 genomic stop codon), producing the protein MSNKKKDTTVLKDHKTHNQAHAEQRVTLRWTDFPMFMTMILWKKWADQPELNTTKTTQQPSKEKAKHSHWXRVIMEPVVRSEVILSVYIISFLIGLPTNLLALYAFSVKIHSKPLFTDILLLNLTVSDLLFLIILPLKMHEAASGMKWNLPDFLCSITSFAFFSTIYTSSLLLMAVSVVRYIAVAFPVTYHQVQRPVYAIVISAVIWLISTAHCSITFITQHHPSLSSKNTSVCYENFTEKQLEVLLPVRLEFFFVLCLIPLLICVYCYVHCILILYSRPRISQMQKQKAIGMALGTLAVFLICVLPYNISHLLGFFQGESPKWRYYTLLLSTFNTCIDPIIFYFSSSTFHCTSQKSIFRKRKRNASELQRQATSSS; encoded by the exons ATGTCCAACAAGAAGAAAGATACAACAGTGctcaaag ATCACAAGACACACAATCAAGCCCATGCAGAGCAGAGAGTAACCCTGAGGTGGACAGACTTTCCGATGTTTATGACAATGATTTTGTGGAAGAAATGGGCAGACCAACCGGAGCTCAACAccaccaaaacaacacaacagcccTCCAAAGAGAAGGCGAAACACAGCCACTGGTAAAG GGTCATAATGGAGCCAGTAGTGAGGAGTGAGGTCATTCTCTCAGTTTACATCATCTCTTTCCTGATTGGCCTGCCAACCAACCTCCTGGCTCTCTATGCCTTCAGTGTGAAGATCCACTCCAAGCCACTTTTCACAGACATCCTGCTACTTAACCTGACTGTCTCTGACCTGCTCTTTCTGATCATCCTTCCTCTCAAGATGCATGAGGCAGCATCAGGCATGAAATGGAATTTGCCCGACTTCCTGTGCTCCATCACCTCCTTCGCCTTCTTCTCAACAATCTACACTAGCTCCTTGCTGCTGATGGCAGTCAGTGTGGTTCGCTACATTGCGGTAGCTTTCCCTGTCACCTATCATCAGGTGCAGAGACCCGTGTACGCAATAGTTATCAGTGCTGTTATTTGGCTAATCTCAACAGCACACTGCAGCATTACTTTCATTACCCAGCATCACCCATCCCTATCCAGCAAAAACACCAGCGTGTGCTACGAGAACTTCACAGAGAAGCAGTTGGAGGTCCTCCTCCCAGTACGTTTGGaatttttctttgtgctttgccTTATACCTCTTCTAATTTGTGTTTACTGTTACGTGCACTGCATCTTGATCCTCTACAGCCGCCCCAGGATATCCCAGATGCAGAAGCAAAAGGCCATCGGCATGGCCTTGGGGACTCTAGCTGTGTTTCTCATTTGTGTGCTGCCATACAATATCTCTCATTTACTGGGTTTCTTCCAGGGTGAGAGCCCAAAATGGAGGTACTACACCTTGCTGCTTAGCACCTTCAACACCTGTATTGACCCAATCATCTTCtacttttcctcctccactttcCACTGCACTAGTCAAAAGTCTATTTTCAGGAAGCGTAAACGCAATGCTTCAGAATTACAAAGGCAGGCCACAAGCTCTAgctaa